One region of Armatimonadota bacterium genomic DNA includes:
- a CDS encoding ABC transporter substrate-binding protein — protein sequence MSRPPWGLLLSVLLLPACAPAASTAGAALTLGVIVPPAEGTRGAAAFLEGAELAAGQINADGGVRGRPLVLLRLEERAIESAPQLVAALAARGAVAVLGPLGDASAVAAAPAAERHRLVLITPGAAVPLPYGGHYVFRTALPAHSQAQAVAAHLVDRLGARRIAVVHDSNAYGTMVALAFEQAVRARGAVVTGCRLFRQGERDFTRHLRGALAEGAQAIFLAAYPPEGALFLRQARAAAPGLPVGAGGALYTEDTSTWAGTVANDLYVPAGFLPDVPLPLVRSFVAAYRERYGRTPEQIAAQAYDAVRVLAFALRRAGADRERMRNAVATLRRFPAVTGNLTFDRFGDPLGAVVVARLSGGRFVAVRQ from the coding sequence ATGAGCCGGCCACCGTGGGGGCTGCTCCTGTCGGTCCTCCTGTTGCCGGCGTGCGCGCCGGCCGCCTCCACGGCCGGCGCGGCGCTCACCCTGGGGGTGATCGTACCGCCCGCGGAGGGGACGCGCGGTGCGGCCGCTTTCCTTGAGGGAGCCGAGCTGGCCGCAGGCCAGATCAACGCCGACGGAGGCGTGCGCGGCCGACCGCTGGTCCTGCTGCGCCTTGAGGAACGGGCCATCGAGAGTGCCCCCCAGCTCGTGGCCGCACTGGCGGCGCGGGGAGCGGTGGCCGTCCTCGGGCCGCTTGGCGACGCCTCCGCCGTGGCCGCCGCCCCCGCGGCGGAGCGCCACCGCCTGGTCCTGATCACGCCGGGCGCGGCCGTCCCGCTGCCCTACGGCGGACACTACGTCTTCCGCACGGCGCTGCCGGCGCACAGCCAGGCGCAGGCCGTCGCCGCCCACCTGGTGGACCGGTTAGGAGCGCGCCGCATCGCTGTAGTGCACGACAGCAACGCCTACGGGACCATGGTTGCCCTGGCCTTTGAGCAGGCTGTCCGGGCCAGGGGTGCCGTCGTCACCGGGTGTCGCCTCTTCCGGCAGGGGGAGCGGGACTTCACCCGGCACCTCCGGGGGGCTCTCGCCGAGGGGGCGCAGGCCATCTTCCTGGCGGCGTATCCCCCGGAGGGGGCGCTCTTCCTGCGACAGGCCCGCGCCGCGGCTCCCGGCCTGCCCGTCGGAGCAGGTGGCGCCCTATACACCGAGGACACCTCCACCTGGGCCGGGACCGTCGCCAACGACCTGTACGTGCCGGCGGGTTTTCTGCCGGACGTCCCCCTCCCCCTTGTCCGCAGCTTCGTCGCCGCCTACCGCGAACGGTACGGCCGTACACCCGAGCAGATCGCAGCCCAGGCCTACGATGCGGTGCGCGTGCTGGCCTTTGCCCTGCGCCGCGCGGGGGCGGACCGGGAGCGGATGCGGAACGCGGTGGCGACGCTGCGGCGCTTCCCCGCCGTCACCGGCAACCTGACGTTTGACCGCTTCGGCGACCCCCTGGGCGCTGTGGTGGTAGCGCGCCTCAGCGGGGGGCGCTTTGTGGCAGTGAGGCAGTAG
- the ruvX gene encoding Holliday junction resolvase RuvX, translating to MSRILALDVGERRIGVALSDPSGTVAQPLLTIERRGWEADLARIAELVRAHGVRLVVVGYPYTLRKERGAQAGRVDRFMARLRGAVEAEVVPCDERLTTVAAERALLAGNVRRARRRGLRDAVAAALLLQGYLDREGEGRSRRCEGKEAPSL from the coding sequence GTGAGCCGGATCCTGGCGCTGGATGTCGGGGAGCGCCGCATCGGGGTGGCCCTCAGTGACCCCAGCGGCACCGTGGCCCAGCCTCTGCTGACAATAGAGCGGCGGGGGTGGGAGGCGGACCTGGCCCGGATCGCCGAACTCGTACGCGCGCACGGTGTCCGCCTTGTCGTCGTCGGCTACCCCTACACCCTGCGCAAGGAGCGGGGAGCGCAGGCCGGTCGGGTGGATCGCTTCATGGCCCGGCTGCGGGGGGCCGTGGAGGCGGAGGTGGTCCCCTGCGACGAGCGCCTGACCACCGTGGCCGCGGAACGGGCGCTGCTGGCCGGCAACGTGCGCCGCGCCCGGCGGCGCGGGCTGCGTGACGCCGTCGCCGCCGCCCTTCTCCTGCAGGGCTACCTGGACCGGGAAGGAGAAGGAAGGTCCCGTCGCTGTGAGGGGAAGGAGGCTCCTTCCTTGTGA
- a CDS encoding aspartate aminotransferase family protein — MIPDPQQRRRIVRETFDKYARFINPGLVKLFRLGGEAVEWEAEGAVVRDIEGKEYLDFSGGPGVFILGHRHPRVVEAVIAQMRRMPASVRAMARPPEADLAALLAQVTPGDLQYSFFCHSGTEANEGAIKLARLATGRPGIIATEGAFHGKTLGALSASGREKYRAPFQPLVPGFRHVPFGDAAALEAAIDDQTAAFLVEPIQGEAGVIIPPPDYLPQVREICDRRGVLLMVDEVQTGMGRTGRMFACEHAGVTPDVLTMAKGLGGGVMPLGAFIARPALWEKMAADPFLHSSTMGGNQAACAAGVATIQTILEEGLIPRAVELGDLLLAALRRVQQRYPRLVRDVRGKGLLVGVELESADVALMVAAWSLGRGLIVYFSLNNPMVLRLAPPLVITPEQIATGVERLEGALADVAGLLAEAEAEVSSSAGTGG, encoded by the coding sequence ATGATTCCCGACCCACAGCAGCGGCGGCGCATCGTCCGGGAGACCTTCGACAAGTACGCCCGGTTCATCAACCCCGGGCTGGTGAAGCTCTTCCGCCTGGGCGGGGAGGCTGTGGAGTGGGAGGCGGAAGGGGCGGTCGTCCGGGACATCGAGGGAAAGGAGTACCTGGACTTCTCCGGAGGGCCGGGGGTCTTCATCCTGGGGCACCGCCACCCACGCGTGGTGGAGGCAGTGATTGCCCAGATGCGACGCATGCCGGCCTCGGTGCGGGCCATGGCCCGGCCGCCGGAGGCGGACCTGGCGGCGCTGCTGGCCCAGGTCACCCCCGGGGACCTGCAGTACAGCTTCTTCTGCCACAGCGGCACCGAGGCCAACGAGGGAGCGATCAAGCTGGCGCGTCTGGCCACGGGCAGGCCGGGGATCATCGCCACCGAGGGGGCCTTCCACGGCAAGACCCTGGGGGCACTCTCTGCCAGCGGGCGGGAGAAGTACCGCGCGCCTTTCCAGCCCCTGGTCCCGGGCTTCAGGCACGTGCCCTTCGGCGATGCGGCCGCGCTGGAGGCGGCCATCGACGACCAGACGGCGGCGTTTCTGGTGGAGCCTATCCAGGGGGAGGCTGGGGTGATCATCCCGCCTCCCGACTACCTGCCGCAGGTACGGGAGATCTGTGATCGCCGCGGCGTCCTGCTCATGGTGGACGAGGTGCAGACGGGGATGGGACGCACGGGCCGCATGTTCGCCTGCGAGCACGCGGGGGTCACTCCTGATGTGCTCACCATGGCCAAGGGCCTGGGCGGGGGCGTGATGCCGCTGGGCGCGTTCATCGCCCGCCCGGCGCTGTGGGAGAAGATGGCGGCCGACCCCTTCCTCCACTCCTCCACCATGGGGGGAAACCAGGCGGCCTGTGCCGCCGGCGTGGCTACCATCCAGACCATCCTGGAGGAGGGACTCATCCCCCGCGCCGTGGAGCTGGGGGACCTGCTACTGGCTGCTCTGCGCCGCGTGCAGCAGCGCTACCCGCGGCTTGTCCGCGACGTGCGGGGGAAGGGGCTGCTGGTGGGCGTGGAGCTGGAGAGCGCGGATGTGGCCCTGATGGTGGCGGCCTGGTCGCTGGGCCGGGGCCTGATCGTCTACTTCTCGCTGAACAACCCCATGGTGCTGCGTCTCGCCCCTCCCCTGGTGATCACCCCGGAGCAGATCGCCACAGGAGTGGAGCGTCTGGAGGGGGCCCTGGCCGACGTGGCAGGGCTGCTGGCGGAAGCGGAGGCAGAGGTGTCCTCCTCAGCCGGCACCGGGGGTTGA
- the rpsU gene encoding 30S ribosomal protein S21: MAEVRVGKDESLDSALRRFKRQVKRSGILSEAKRHEHYEKPSAKRRRKLARRKRGR; this comes from the coding sequence GTGGCAGAGGTCCGCGTGGGCAAGGACGAGAGTCTGGACAGCGCCTTGCGACGGTTCAAGCGCCAGGTGAAGCGGTCGGGCATCCTCTCGGAGGCCAAGCGCCACGAGCACTACGAGAAGCCCAGCGCCAAGCGGCGGCGGAAGCTGGCGCGGCGGAAGCGCGGCCGCTAG
- a CDS encoding NUDIX domain-containing protein: MKRARSAGGVVFRHTPQGPQILLLQHQGGKWMLPKGTIEAGETPEAVARREVREEARLSNLRVVGDLGLERYFFFWRAEDTYYDKTVHYYLMEFLGGEEPVPQREEGFIACEWVSLDEAVARVGYKETREIIRRARALLEAESAAPAGG, from the coding sequence GTGAAGCGGGCCCGCAGCGCCGGGGGAGTGGTCTTCCGCCACACCCCCCAGGGTCCGCAGATCCTGCTGCTGCAGCACCAGGGGGGCAAGTGGATGCTGCCCAAAGGGACCATCGAGGCGGGGGAGACGCCGGAGGCAGTGGCCCGCCGGGAGGTCCGGGAGGAAGCCCGCCTTTCCAACCTGCGTGTGGTCGGCGACCTGGGACTGGAACGTTATTTCTTCTTCTGGCGCGCCGAGGACACCTACTACGACAAGACGGTGCACTACTACCTGATGGAGTTCCTGGGCGGGGAGGAGCCGGTGCCGCAGCGGGAGGAGGGGTTCATCGCCTGCGAATGGGTCTCCCTGGACGAGGCGGTGGCGCGCGTCGGATACAAGGAGACGCGGGAGATCATCCGCCGCGCCCGCGCTCTGCTGGAGGCCGAGTCGGCGGCCCCCGCCGGGGGATAA
- the alaS gene encoding alanine--tRNA ligase, with amino-acid sequence MTETTWTWTRIRETFLQFFAQRGHTVVPSSSLVPAGDPTLLFTNAGMVQFKNVFLGLEQRPYDRAVTVQKCLRVSGHHNDLEAVGPSPRHHTFFLMCGNFAFGAYFKREAIRYAWELVTQVYGLPPERLYFTVFEGDEQAVQAWRELGIPSERIFRMGEKTNFWMMGDVGPVGPTSELHYDWGPAYCTCGRPDCSVALDNDCGRWLEIWNLVFMQYDQGPDGRRTPLPRPGVDTGMGLERMAAVLQQRYSNFDTDLFAPLLARIRTLLGHSAEEMQEAIVAYRVMADHARAAAFLIADGVMPGNEGRAYVLRMIIRRAVRYGRRVGLERPFLSEVADAVVQAMGAVYPELEQRREFIRRTVIAEEERFGQTLAVGLQRLDEAIAELRRTRQVILPGSVVFRLYDTFGFPVEMTRDIAREQGLAVDEAGFQEAMARQRERARAASGFSGEEAAAARLLADLPETTFLGYRAYQARARVLALLRGGTRVDEVSQGEEVDVVLDRTPFYPEGGGQVGDTGRIAHRRGEVTVTDTQRVGEGVIVHRGRLVRGTVRVGDGVRAVIDRGRRRDIMRNHTATHLLHRALHEVLGEHARQAGSLVAPERLRFDFTHLSALTPEERAAVEQRVNEKVLEALRVRPRWMPYQEALRRGAMALFGEKYGERVRVVEIDGYSRELCGGTHLSDTGQVGLFKIVAEGSAAAGIRRIEAVTGRGAMEYLRAQEGALREVAELLRVAPADVVSAVRKLQDRLRQLERERATLSPEEVRRLVEEAPQIGTVKVVIYRKDNLSHEALRRVGDRVRDLAPSAVAVLGSESDGKANLVIMVGPEAAAQGIEAVALARQVAPIVGGSGGGNATLAQAGGRDPSRLPQALEEARAQVAALLAARR; translated from the coding sequence ATGACGGAGACAACCTGGACCTGGACGCGCATCCGGGAGACATTCCTGCAGTTCTTCGCCCAGCGGGGGCACACTGTGGTCCCCAGCTCCTCGCTGGTGCCGGCCGGCGATCCCACGCTGCTGTTCACCAACGCCGGGATGGTGCAGTTCAAGAACGTCTTCCTGGGGCTGGAGCAGCGGCCGTACGACCGGGCGGTGACGGTGCAGAAGTGCCTGCGTGTCTCCGGCCACCACAACGACCTGGAGGCGGTGGGACCCAGCCCGCGACACCACACCTTCTTTCTCATGTGCGGCAACTTCGCCTTCGGCGCCTACTTCAAGCGGGAGGCCATCCGCTACGCCTGGGAGCTGGTGACGCAGGTGTACGGCCTGCCCCCGGAGCGGCTGTATTTCACCGTCTTCGAGGGCGACGAGCAGGCGGTGCAGGCCTGGCGAGAGCTGGGCATTCCCTCCGAGCGCATCTTCCGCATGGGGGAGAAGACCAACTTCTGGATGATGGGCGACGTGGGCCCGGTGGGGCCCACCAGCGAGCTGCACTACGACTGGGGACCGGCCTACTGCACTTGCGGCCGCCCCGACTGCAGCGTGGCCCTGGACAACGACTGCGGCCGCTGGCTGGAGATCTGGAACCTGGTCTTCATGCAGTACGACCAGGGTCCCGACGGCCGGCGCACGCCACTGCCGCGGCCGGGAGTGGACACGGGGATGGGTCTGGAACGGATGGCCGCCGTCCTGCAGCAGCGGTACAGCAACTTCGACACCGACCTGTTCGCCCCGCTGCTGGCCCGCATCCGCACGCTGCTGGGCCACTCTGCTGAGGAGATGCAGGAGGCTATCGTCGCCTACCGGGTCATGGCCGACCACGCCCGCGCCGCCGCCTTCCTCATCGCCGACGGCGTGATGCCCGGAAACGAGGGACGGGCCTACGTCCTGCGGATGATCATCCGCCGCGCTGTGCGCTACGGGCGGCGGGTGGGGCTGGAACGCCCCTTCCTCAGCGAGGTCGCCGACGCGGTGGTGCAGGCCATGGGCGCGGTCTACCCGGAGCTGGAGCAACGCCGCGAGTTCATCCGCCGCACGGTGATCGCGGAGGAGGAGCGGTTCGGCCAGACGCTGGCCGTGGGGCTGCAGCGGCTGGACGAGGCCATCGCCGAACTGCGGCGCACCCGCCAGGTGATCCTGCCCGGGTCCGTCGTCTTCCGCCTCTATGACACCTTCGGCTTTCCCGTGGAGATGACCCGGGACATTGCCCGCGAGCAGGGGCTGGCGGTGGACGAGGCCGGCTTCCAGGAGGCGATGGCGCGGCAGCGGGAGCGGGCCCGGGCGGCCAGCGGGTTCAGCGGCGAGGAGGCGGCGGCCGCGCGCCTGCTGGCCGACCTGCCGGAGACCACCTTCCTCGGCTACCGTGCCTATCAGGCGCGGGCCAGGGTGCTGGCCCTGCTGCGGGGGGGCACCCGGGTGGACGAGGTCAGCCAGGGCGAGGAGGTGGACGTGGTCCTGGACCGCACGCCCTTCTACCCGGAGGGTGGCGGGCAGGTGGGCGACACCGGACGCATCGCCCACCGCCGCGGGGAGGTGACGGTGACAGACACGCAGCGGGTGGGGGAGGGGGTGATCGTGCACCGGGGCCGTCTGGTCCGGGGGACGGTGCGCGTGGGAGACGGTGTGCGCGCCGTCATCGACCGGGGACGGCGGCGGGACATCATGCGCAACCACACCGCCACCCACCTGCTGCATCGGGCGCTGCACGAGGTCCTGGGGGAGCACGCCCGGCAGGCCGGCTCGCTGGTGGCCCCTGAGCGCCTGCGCTTCGACTTCACCCACCTCTCCGCCCTCACCCCCGAGGAGCGCGCCGCCGTGGAGCAGCGGGTCAACGAAAAGGTGCTGGAGGCGCTGCGGGTACGCCCGCGCTGGATGCCCTACCAGGAGGCGCTGCGGCGGGGGGCGATGGCCCTCTTCGGGGAGAAGTACGGGGAGCGCGTGCGCGTGGTGGAGATCGACGGGTACAGCCGGGAACTGTGCGGCGGTACGCACCTGAGCGACACGGGGCAGGTGGGGCTGTTCAAGATCGTGGCCGAGGGCAGCGCCGCCGCCGGCATCCGTCGCATCGAGGCGGTGACCGGGCGGGGGGCCATGGAGTACCTGCGCGCCCAGGAAGGAGCGCTGCGGGAGGTTGCAGAGCTGCTGCGGGTGGCACCTGCGGATGTGGTCTCCGCGGTGCGCAAGCTCCAGGATCGCCTGCGGCAGTTGGAGCGGGAGCGCGCCACCCTCAGCCCGGAGGAGGTGCGCCGCCTGGTGGAGGAGGCACCGCAGATCGGCACGGTGAAGGTGGTGATCTACCGCAAGGACAACCTGTCGCACGAGGCCCTGCGCCGCGTGGGCGACCGGGTGCGGGACCTGGCGCCGTCCGCGGTGGCCGTCCTGGGCAGTGAGAGCGACGGTAAGGCCAACCTGGTGATCATGGTCGGCCCGGAAGCGGCGGCGCAGGGGATCGAAGCGGTGGCCCTGGCGCGGCAGGTGGCGCCCATCGTGGGCGGGAGTGGGGGCGGAAACGCCACCCTGGCCCAGGCCGGCGGCCGCGACCCCAGCCGTCTGCCCCAGGCGCTGGAAGAGGCCAGGGCTCAGGTGGCCGCGCTGCTGGCGGCACGGCGGTGA
- the mltG gene encoding endolytic transglycosylase MltG, with protein sequence MRGITAVVMVGALALAGAVLVSSGLQPAAREAPQRVVVIPPGASLDQIAGVLAEAGVLRSPLAFILAARIRGVGGRLQSGEYLLSAAMSPLEILEKLVRGQVLLHRVTIPEGYTADQIADLVAMKGLAEREAFLRLVREEGGSFAFDFLEGRRNLEGYLFPDTYAFPRGLVERQIVQAMLARFDQRVSPELRREIRALGMTLQEAITVASMVEREARLEAERPIIAGVIYNRLRRGWRLEIDATVLYALGRRGGPLTAADLLVDSPYNTYRQAGLPPGPIGNPGLAAIEAAARPSSTPYLFYVLRPDGSHAFSTTLQEHLRNIRRWRR encoded by the coding sequence GTGCGCGGCATCACTGCCGTCGTCATGGTGGGGGCCCTGGCGCTGGCCGGGGCCGTCCTCGTCTCCTCCGGGCTGCAGCCCGCGGCGCGGGAGGCGCCGCAGCGGGTGGTGGTCATCCCCCCGGGAGCCTCGCTGGATCAGATCGCCGGAGTACTGGCCGAGGCGGGCGTATTGCGCTCCCCGCTGGCCTTCATCCTGGCCGCCCGCATACGTGGCGTAGGCGGGCGGCTGCAGTCGGGGGAGTACCTCCTCTCGGCCGCTATGTCCCCGCTGGAGATCCTGGAGAAACTAGTCCGGGGTCAGGTGCTGCTGCACCGCGTCACCATCCCCGAGGGCTACACCGCAGACCAGATCGCCGACCTCGTGGCCATGAAGGGCCTGGCGGAGCGGGAGGCCTTCCTCCGTCTGGTGCGGGAGGAGGGCGGCTCCTTCGCCTTCGACTTCCTGGAAGGGCGGCGCAACCTGGAAGGCTACCTGTTTCCGGATACGTACGCCTTTCCCCGAGGTCTGGTTGAGCGGCAGATCGTGCAGGCGATGCTCGCCCGGTTCGACCAGCGGGTCAGCCCCGAGCTGCGGCGGGAGATCCGCGCCCTGGGTATGACCCTGCAGGAGGCCATCACCGTCGCCTCCATGGTGGAACGGGAGGCCAGGCTGGAGGCGGAGCGCCCGATCATCGCCGGGGTGATCTACAACCGCCTGCGGCGGGGCTGGCGGCTGGAGATCGACGCCACCGTCCTCTACGCCCTGGGGCGGCGCGGCGGCCCGCTCACCGCGGCCGACCTCCTGGTGGACTCCCCGTACAACACCTACCGCCAGGCCGGGCTGCCGCCCGGTCCTATCGGCAACCCTGGCCTGGCCGCCATCGAGGCGGCGGCCCGCCCCTCCTCGACGCCCTACCTGTTCTACGTGCTGCGGCCCGACGGCAGTCACGCCTTCAGCACCACACTGCAGGAGCACCTGCGCAACATCCGGCGGTGGCGGCGGTGA
- a CDS encoding GatB/YqeY domain-containing protein has product MEADLRQALRAGDAVRVSTIRLVRAAIKNAEIARQRPLSDEEIQDILLGEVKRRREAIEAFERGGREDLSRREALEMAVLTEYLPAPLSEEELRRIIAEVISELGAASSAEAGRVMAAVMPRVRRRAEGAVVSRLVRQALGG; this is encoded by the coding sequence TTGGAGGCAGACCTGCGGCAGGCCCTGCGGGCCGGCGACGCCGTGCGCGTCTCCACCATCCGGCTGGTCCGCGCCGCCATCAAGAACGCGGAGATCGCCAGGCAGCGGCCGCTGTCAGACGAGGAGATTCAGGACATCCTCCTGGGCGAGGTGAAACGCCGGCGGGAGGCCATCGAGGCCTTCGAGCGCGGCGGGAGGGAGGACCTCTCCCGCCGGGAGGCGCTGGAGATGGCCGTACTCACCGAGTACCTGCCCGCGCCGCTATCGGAGGAGGAGCTGCGGCGGATCATCGCCGAGGTCATATCCGAGCTGGGGGCTGCATCTTCGGCGGAGGCCGGCCGCGTCATGGCCGCCGTCATGCCCCGGGTGCGGCGCCGGGCGGAGGGCGCGGTGGTCAGCCGGCTGGTGCGGCAGGCGCTTGGGGGCTGA
- a CDS encoding YqeG family HAD IIIA-type phosphatase yields the protein MRLRDLLRPRLWLPSITDVDVTCLRVRGIRGIVLDLDNTLVPYGAADPPAEVCAWVARAQAAGFPMVLVTNNRSPRSRALAERLGLPIAPGWAKPASSMFRRAMEMMGTTPHQTALVGDQLLTDILGGNRLGLFTILVEPLGRRDFPATRWINRTVERMVLRLLRLSGPPRSPRSP from the coding sequence GTGAGGCTGCGCGACCTCCTGCGGCCGCGCCTGTGGCTTCCTTCCATCACCGACGTGGACGTGACGTGCTTGCGGGTGCGAGGGATCCGCGGCATTGTCCTGGACCTGGACAACACCCTGGTGCCCTACGGTGCCGCCGACCCTCCCGCGGAGGTCTGCGCCTGGGTAGCGCGGGCGCAGGCAGCGGGCTTCCCCATGGTGCTGGTGACCAACAACCGCTCCCCCCGGAGCCGCGCGCTGGCCGAGCGTCTGGGCCTGCCCATCGCCCCGGGGTGGGCCAAGCCCGCCAGTTCCATGTTCCGCCGGGCCATGGAGATGATGGGGACAACGCCGCACCAGACCGCGCTGGTGGGCGACCAGCTCCTCACCGACATCCTGGGGGGCAACCGCCTGGGGCTGTTCACCATCCTGGTGGAGCCTCTGGGGAGGCGGGACTTTCCCGCCACTCGCTGGATCAACCGCACGGTGGAGCGGATGGTCCTGCGGCTGCTGCGCCTCTCCGGCCCACCGCGCTCCCCGCGAAGTCCGTGA
- a CDS encoding DUF1292 domain-containing protein, with protein MSKHGETISLVDDQGNEHEFSIVDVIEVAEQRYAILQPAEGGEEAVIFRVEDDETLTTVDDEEEFDRVAAALRDLEEYDAIEIADDAEAEGAGDGEAEGEDEDPSAGE; from the coding sequence GTGAGCAAGCACGGTGAGACCATCAGCCTGGTGGACGACCAGGGGAACGAGCACGAGTTCAGCATCGTGGACGTCATCGAGGTGGCGGAGCAGCGCTACGCCATCCTCCAGCCTGCGGAGGGCGGGGAGGAGGCGGTGATCTTCCGCGTGGAGGACGACGAGACGCTGACCACGGTGGACGACGAGGAGGAGTTCGACCGCGTGGCCGCCGCGCTGCGGGACCTGGAGGAGTACGACGCCATCGAGATCGCCGACGACGCGGAGGCAGAAGGAGCAGGGGATGGCGAGGCGGAAGGCGAGGACGAGGACCCATCCGCCGGGGAGTGA
- a CDS encoding transglycosylase SLT domain-containing protein, whose translation MRDGQVAAGLALALAVAAARPAPLAAASTLDAGIALYRQGHLAAAAEAFHRAVRERRGQAQPRFWLGITLVRLGRPLEGAEALRAAAVLAPRDGHVWLWWGHALASSGDLPQAERALQRALLLVPRGAEAEVARQGLRAIRGMALGGIPAGAWPPALDPRVYAAMARFYNARLAAEDAQVIAEAILGFSRQYNLDPRLIAAVIAVESGFSPTARSHRGARGLGQLMPETAAALGIHPDDPVQNIYGTVRVLRGNLDHFGWENLHLALAAYNAGKGAVQRYGGIPPYEETVLYVRNVGDLYRRLRVVYPAGAGRV comes from the coding sequence GTGAGGGACGGGCAGGTTGCCGCGGGCCTGGCCCTGGCGCTGGCGGTGGCGGCGGCCAGGCCGGCGCCCCTGGCCGCGGCTTCCACTCTGGACGCAGGAATCGCCCTCTACCGGCAGGGGCACCTGGCGGCCGCGGCGGAGGCCTTCCACCGGGCGGTGCGGGAGCGGCGAGGCCAGGCACAGCCGCGGTTCTGGCTGGGGATCACGCTGGTCCGTCTCGGCCGCCCCCTTGAGGGCGCCGAGGCGCTGCGGGCCGCTGCGGTGCTTGCTCCGCGAGACGGACACGTCTGGCTGTGGTGGGGGCACGCCCTTGCCTCCAGCGGCGACCTGCCGCAGGCTGAGCGGGCGCTGCAGCGCGCGCTCCTCCTGGTCCCCCGGGGGGCGGAGGCGGAGGTGGCCCGCCAGGGGCTGCGTGCCATCCGCGGAATGGCCCTGGGCGGCATCCCGGCGGGGGCGTGGCCGCCCGCCCTGGACCCGCGCGTCTACGCCGCCATGGCCCGCTTCTACAACGCCCGCCTGGCCGCAGAGGACGCCCAGGTCATCGCGGAGGCCATCCTGGGGTTCTCCCGGCAGTACAACCTCGACCCCCGGCTCATTGCCGCCGTCATCGCTGTGGAATCCGGATTTTCTCCCACCGCCCGCTCCCACCGGGGCGCCAGAGGGCTGGGGCAATTGATGCCGGAGACGGCTGCCGCCCTCGGCATCCACCCCGACGACCCCGTGCAGAACATCTACGGGACGGTACGCGTGCTGCGAGGGAACCTGGATCACTTCGGGTGGGAAAACCTCCACCTGGCCCTGGCGGCGTACAACGCCGGAAAGGGCGCGGTGCAGCGGTACGGCGGCATCCCGCCCTACGAGGAGACGGTGCTCTACGTGCGCAACGTGGGCGACCTCTACCGCCGGCTGCGTGTCGTCTACCCGGCAGGGGCGGGCAGGGTCTAG